In a genomic window of Jaculus jaculus isolate mJacJac1 chromosome 8, mJacJac1.mat.Y.cur, whole genome shotgun sequence:
- the Fjx1 gene encoding four-jointed box protein 1 — translation MRSAAAAATAGLWLLALSSLLALWAGLPPPRTPRPPADRLSPRPGPPPAPRFPLPPPLASDARGGSLKTFRALLTLAASADNPPRHVPADQPRPAAESSAVHGGIFWGRGLEERVPRGFSEAQATAWLETARGARVVALERGGCGRSSNRLARFADGTRACVRYGINPEQIQGEALSYYLARLLGLQRHVPPLALARVEARGAQWAQVQEELRAAHWTEGSVVSLTRWLPNLTDVLVPEPWRSEDGRLRPLRGARGELANLSQTELVDLVQWTDLIVFDYLTANFDRLVSNLFSLQWDPRVMQRATSNLHRGPGGALVFLDNEAGLVHGYRVAGMWDKYNEPLLQSVCVFRERTARRVLELHRGQDAAARLLRLYRRHEPRFPELAALADPHAQLLQRRLRFLAKHILHCKAKYGRRPGN, via the coding sequence ATGCggagcgccgccgccgccgccaccgcggGGCTCTGGCTGCTGGCGCTGAGCTCGCTGCTGGCGCTGTGGGCCGGGCTCCCGCCGCCGCGGACTCCACGGCCGCCCGCCGACCGGCTCTCCCCGCGCCCGGGCCCGCCGCCCGCGCCGCGCTTCCCTCTGCCCCCGCCCCTGGCATCGGACGCCCGCGGCGGCTCCCTGAAAACTTTCCGGGCGCTGCTCACCCTGGCGGCCAGCGCGGACAATCCTCCCCGGCACGTGCCCGCCGACCAGCCCCGGCCGGCGGCTGAGAGCTCCGCGGTGCACGGGGGCATCTTCTGGGGACGCGGCCTGGAGGAACGAGTACCCCGAGGCTTTTCGGAGGCGCAGGCGACGGCGTGGTTGGAGACGGCGCGGGGCGCCCGGGTGGTGGCCCTGGAGCGCGGAGGCTGCGGGCGCAGCTCCAACCGCCTGGCTCGCTTTGCCGACGGCACCCGAGCCTGCGTGCGCTACGGCATCAACCCCGAGCAGATCCAGGGCGAGGCCCTGTCCTACTACCTGGCGCGCCTACTGGGCCTCCAGCGCCACGTGCCGCCCCTGGCACTGGCCCGGGTGGAGGCCCGGGGCGCGCAGTGGGCGCAGGTGCAGGAGGAGCTGCGCGCCGCGCACTGGACCGAGGGCAGCGTGGTGAGCTTGACGCGCTGGCTGCCCAACCTCACCGACGTCCTGGTGCCCGAGCCCTGGCGCTCGGAGGACGGCCGTCTGCGCCCCCTGCGCGGCGCCCGCGGCGAGCTGGCCAACCTCAGCCAGACGGAGCTGGTGGATCTGGTGCAGTGGACCGACCTGATCGTCTTCGACTACCTGACGGCCAACTTCGACCGGCTCGTCAGCAACCTCTTCAGCTTGCAATGGGACCCGCGCGTCATGCAGCGCGCCACCAGCAATCTGCACCGAGGACCGGGCGGGGCGCTGGTGTTTCTGGACAACGAGGCCGGCTTGGTGCACGGCTATCGGGTGGCGGGTATGTGGGACAAGTATAACGAGCCGCTGTTGCAGTCGGTGTGCGTGTTCCGCGAGCGGACGGCGAGGAGGGTCCTGGAGCTGCACCGCGGGCAGGACGCGGCGGCCAGGCTGCTGCGCCTCTACCGGCGCCACGAGCCCCGCTTCCCCGAGCTGGCCGCGCTCGCTGACCCGCACGCCCAGCTGCTGCAGCGCCGCCTTCGCTTCCTCGCCAAGCACATCTTGCACTGCAAGGCCAAGTACGGACGCCGGCCGGGGAATTAA